The Aulosira sp. FACHB-615 genome contains the following window.
ACTGGATGATAAACTCGGTTCCCTCACCAGGTTGAGAATTTACCTGAATACTTCCACCGTGTTTTTCTATGATAATTTGACGAGCGATCGCTAATCCCAAACCTGTTCCTTTACCTACTGGTTTAGTAGTAAATAAATGATCAAAAATCTTCTGTTTAACTTCAGGAGGTATCCCTATCCCATTATCTTGAATGGAAATTAACACCCTATCATGCTCTTCATTGAGTTTGGTAGTGAGTGTAATCCGGTTGGGATGAGCTTTAATCTCATCCATCTTACGTCCCACATTTGATTCTTCCAACGCATCGATAGCATTAGCTATCAAATTCATAAACACTTGGCTAAGTTGTCCAGGAAAACAGCGCACTGATGGTAAGTCATCATAATTTTTGACAACTTCAATTGCTGGACGAGCTTGAGAAGCTTTCAAACGATGCTTGAGAATTAAAACTGTACTGTCAATAATTTCGTGAACATGACAAATGCTAGGTTTTTGAGTATCGCCTCTAGAGAAGGTACGCAAACTTAAGCTGACATCATAAATACGGTTGACTCCCTCTTGCATAGAAGCAATTAGTTTCGGTAAGTCTTCCCGCACATATTCCATATCAACATCTCGGCGAGTTTTAGTAATTTCTGATACTGGTTGAGGATAGTGTTTTTCATACAAGTCTATTACCTTGAATAAGTCTTGTATGTACTCATTCGCAGGTTTTAGGTTGCCTATAATAAATCCAATGGGGTTATTAATTTCATGAGCTATACCGGAAACTAAATTACCCAAAGTAGACATTTTTTCACTTTGGACTAATTGCAATTGCATTTCCTTGAGATCAGACAGCGAAGACTCTAATTGTTTAGCATAGTTTTGAGCTTGCTGATATAGTCGAGAATTTTCTAAAGAAATTGCTGCTTGAGAGGTAATTAAATTTAATACTTTGATATTTTCTTTGGTAAATGCACTAGCAATCAGTCGATTCTCTAAGTACAAGATGCCAATAAATTTACCCTGATAGAAGATAGGGTTACACAATATCGAAATTGGTTTATGCTTTTGAACATAAGCATTGCCTTGATAATTAGCCTCAGAAATAGCATCATTAATGACTAAAACTTCTTGAGTCCTAGCAACGTACTCAACTATAGAACCTGGGATATCTTCACTTGCTTTTAATGGAGTCGATTGCAAAATAATTGCGTTACTATCAATATCGTTGATTGCTTCTATGAATAACTCATTATCTTTCAGTAAAATCAGACAACCCTTTTGAGCCGCAGCATTTTCTAAAATTATTTGTAAAAGCTTTTCCAGAAGTTTATCAAGCACTATTTCGCCACTAATTGCCTGTGAAGCTTTCAGGATTGTTGCTAAATCTAAAACACCATCGTTATTACTTGTTGTGCCTGTATAATTAATTTTTGTTGTAGCAATGGTGCGGGTAACATCTATCTCTAATTGTTTAGAATTTACACTACGAATAATTAGATGATTATACTTTTCATCCAATAATTGAACTTTTGCTAAAGCGCCCCAATGAATATAAGCATAATAAGCTTCTGTCATATACATTTTGGCAATTTTTTCTTTACCAAACTCTATATAACATTTGGCAGCAAGTTCGTTTGCTAAAGCTTCTTCCGAAATATAATCATTATTTTTAGCTCCTGCAATAGCACGATCATACAAGTCTATTGCTAGTTGAAATTGACCCAAAACTCTGGCTCTTTCAGCTTCTACTAAATCATATTTATGCTGAAAGTTACATGGTGCTTGTGTCGCCCATTTTTTCATTTGCTTTTGATTAGCAGCTACTTGCTTTAAATATTGCTGCTTTTGTGCAGGTTCAGCTTGATTACAAAGTGCTGTCAAAGCTAAAGAGTAATAAAAGTTATTGGCAACATAAATTAGCAAACCCACATTATCTGCATGAGTTTTTTCTGCTAATACAGCATTTTCTACTGCTAGTTGATATTCGTTAAATAAATAACAAACTATAGTTTTACAGCCATAATAAAAACCTTTAAAAGAATAATTCTTTAATAACTCCGATGCCATCGTAATTTCATCAAAAGCCTCACCAATTAACACGGCTTTGTGCGATGACTTAGAGCGTAAATTTAAAGCTGCTTGTCTAAAAAGGCTGGTAGCTGCTGCTAGAGATTCCAGCTTTAATTTCTGCATTAAATCAACGTAGCCAGATATTTTATGTTCTACCGATTCTAAATTTTCTCCCGACAGTAAAGCATGATATCCCGCAATTACAGCACAATAACCAGCATTTTCGATATTACCCAGTTCTAGTCCACTCTGCATCCCTTCTACCAGGGGTGGTATTGTTTCTTTAAGGGGCTGTTTATAAAAGCTAATTGTACCATTATGTACAAAGTAAACTGTAGCTTTAATTGAGTTAGCCGTCGTATTTTCTAGTAATTTAACTGCCAGCTTACCTAATTTATATCCTGTTTTAAATTGGTTAAATTTATCAGTTAAAACAGTACCATAAGCTGCATAACCATAAGCCGAAACAGGTGATTTGCCATATTTAACCGATAATCTCACCATCGCCAAAACAGATAACAGAAATAGAAAAGAGCCTGCTTGACTAGCAGCCGGTACAATTTGCAATAGTATTTGCATAGCTGCTAGTTTATAAGGATCAGACATATCAGGTAATAAGGCTAACTTTTCTATTGGTTTCCCTATCAATGCGATTTTGGTTTCAGCTAAGGCTGATAAAACATGTATTTGTGTAGGTTTATTTGGTAAATTTACGCCTAATTCTTTGAGAGATTTTACCCCGATTTCGAGAACTTCTGGCATCTGATTTTGTGCCATACAAATTAACATTCTTACTTCATATAATTTCACTTTATCCAGAATATTAATAGCTCGACTTATAGCAATATTTCCTAAATAATTAGATTGTTCAAAATTCCCATTTAAATATTCTAACTCTGTGGTTTCTGTATATAAATTTAACGTGAGTTCATAGCTGGTTCGCCAACTATCTGCTGTCAAAAGTTTTAAACCTATGTTTAAATATCTTGCAGCAGCCTCATAGGCTGTAGCAGCTTTAGCTTTTTTGCCTGCAATCAGATTTAGATTTGCTAGTTGATCTTTTTCAGATTCTTCAGTTAATAAATCCCAACCAACATTTAGTTGATTAACAATATCTAAAATATTTTCTGAAATTAATTCCGCAGGTGTCTGTTCTAGTAATAAACGACCTATTTGTAAGTGTGTTTCTTGTTTTTGACTTTCAGGAATTAATGAATAAGCAGCCTGTTGTATACGGTCATGTAAGAATTTATAAGCAATCTGCTTAGAATCAAAAGTTAGTTTTGCAGATTCTTCCTGTTCAAATACTAAGGGGATGCGATAAGCATCACTTAAAGGTAAAATTAATCCACATTGTAATGCAGAGTATAAATCATTTGCAGTACTTGCTGGAGATTTACCGCTAACAATAGAAAGAATATCCAGTGAGAATCTATTACCAATACAAGCAGCTAGTTTCAATATTTCTTGGGTGGCGATCGGCAGGTTTTTAATTCTATTGGCAATTAATTCTACGATACGCTGATCAATAATTCCAATGCTTTGGATTTTCTCTATATCCCACTGCCACGAACCAAGATGAAAGTCAAATTCAAATAGCTTTTCCTGATGTAATACTAGTAATAATTGTGTTAAAAAAAATGGATTACCTGCCGTTTTATTGTACAGTAAATCTACTAGTACTTTGATTTTTACTGAATTATTATGTAGTGTATCGGCAATTAATTGATGATAGTTGTCAACTGATAAAGCTTGTAACACAATGTTGTTGACAATGTTGTGTTTTTTGCTAATTTCTTCGATTGTTTGAATTAAAGGATGTGTAATGCTAACTTCATTATTGCGATAAGCCCCAATTAACAGTAAATATTTGGTTTTTGGGTCGTTAATTAACAATTCTATCAACTTGAGAGTAGCAGAATCAGCCCATTGCAAGTCATCTAAAAAGATGACTAAAGGGTTATCTTTTGTAGCAAAGACGCGGATAAAATCTGTAAAAACACGATTGAAGCGGTTTTGTGACTCTGCTGCATTTAGTGGTGCTACATCTGGTTGTTTGCCTATTACTAATTCCACTTCGGGAATGACATCAATAATAACTTTGCCATAGGACTTCACCGCAGCTAATATTTTACGCCGCCATGTTTCAAACTTTTGGTCATCTTCTGTCAGCAATTGCCGCATTAACGAACTAAAAGCCTGAATCAATGAAGCGTAGGGAACATTACGTTGAAACTGGTCAAACTTACCACTAATAAAAAAGCCTTTAGCACGAGTGATGGGTTTATTGACTTCATTGACTACTGAAGATTTCCCAATTCCTGAATAACCAGAAACTAATACCAATTCCCGTTTGCCTTGACTAACACGCTCAAAAGCATCTAAAAGTGAATTAACTTGAGATTCTCTACCATATAGCTTTTGAGGAATTAGTAACTGACTTAAAACATCTAGGCGACCAGGTGTAAAATCTATAATTTTACTAGTTGTTTCTAATTTTTCCCGACAAATTTCTAAATCTGCTAACAATCCTTTAGCTGTTTGGTAGCGGTCTTCAGCATTTTTTGCCATCAATTTATTAACTAGAGCAGAGATGGCGCTAGGAATTTCAGGGTTTAATTTTTCAATGCCTGTAG
Protein-coding sequences here:
- a CDS encoding ATP-binding sensor histidine kinase, yielding MLAVDSISGYDLNEMLHEGDDTIIYRARSVYDQQPIILKILKADYPSIDAIARLRHEYKVTANLDLAGVIKTLRLETHKNRLAIVFEDINGYSLKQLLSHSKQDLKSFMSIAIQLAKALVSVHSCNIIHKDIKPANIIINPETRIVKLTDFSIASRLDKETTQLANPNQLEGTLVYMSPEQTGRMNRSLDYRSDFYSLGVTFYEILTDQLPFQSDDPLELVYSHIAKEPTGIEKLNPEIPSAISALVNKLMAKNAEDRYQTAKGLLADLEICREKLETTSKIIDFTPGRLDVLSQLLIPQKLYGRESQVNSLLDAFERVSQGKRELVLVSGYSGIGKSSVVNEVNKPITRAKGFFISGKFDQFQRNVPYASLIQAFSSLMRQLLTEDDQKFETWRRKILAAVKSYGKVIIDVIPEVELVIGKQPDVAPLNAAESQNRFNRVFTDFIRVFATKDNPLVIFLDDLQWADSATLKLIELLINDPKTKYLLLIGAYRNNEVSITHPLIQTIEEISKKHNIVNNIVLQALSVDNYHQLIADTLHNNSVKIKVLVDLLYNKTAGNPFFLTQLLLVLHQEKLFEFDFHLGSWQWDIEKIQSIGIIDQRIVELIANRIKNLPIATQEILKLAACIGNRFSLDILSIVSGKSPASTANDLYSALQCGLILPLSDAYRIPLVFEQEESAKLTFDSKQIAYKFLHDRIQQAAYSLIPESQKQETHLQIGRLLLEQTPAELISENILDIVNQLNVGWDLLTEESEKDQLANLNLIAGKKAKAATAYEAAARYLNIGLKLLTADSWRTSYELTLNLYTETTELEYLNGNFEQSNYLGNIAISRAINILDKVKLYEVRMLICMAQNQMPEVLEIGVKSLKELGVNLPNKPTQIHVLSALAETKIALIGKPIEKLALLPDMSDPYKLAAMQILLQIVPAASQAGSFLFLLSVLAMVRLSVKYGKSPVSAYGYAAYGTVLTDKFNQFKTGYKLGKLAVKLLENTTANSIKATVYFVHNGTISFYKQPLKETIPPLVEGMQSGLELGNIENAGYCAVIAGYHALLSGENLESVEHKISGYVDLMQKLKLESLAAATSLFRQAALNLRSKSSHKAVLIGEAFDEITMASELLKNYSFKGFYYGCKTIVCYLFNEYQLAVENAVLAEKTHADNVGLLIYVANNFYYSLALTALCNQAEPAQKQQYLKQVAANQKQMKKWATQAPCNFQHKYDLVEAERARVLGQFQLAIDLYDRAIAGAKNNDYISEEALANELAAKCYIEFGKEKIAKMYMTEAYYAYIHWGALAKVQLLDEKYNHLIIRSVNSKQLEIDVTRTIATTKINYTGTTSNNDGVLDLATILKASQAISGEIVLDKLLEKLLQIILENAAAQKGCLILLKDNELFIEAINDIDSNAIILQSTPLKASEDIPGSIVEYVARTQEVLVINDAISEANYQGNAYVQKHKPISILCNPIFYQGKFIGILYLENRLIASAFTKENIKVLNLITSQAAISLENSRLYQQAQNYAKQLESSLSDLKEMQLQLVQSEKMSTLGNLVSGIAHEINNPIGFIIGNLKPANEYIQDLFKVIDLYEKHYPQPVSEITKTRRDVDMEYVREDLPKLIASMQEGVNRIYDVSLSLRTFSRGDTQKPSICHVHEIIDSTVLILKHRLKASQARPAIEVVKNYDDLPSVRCFPGQLSQVFMNLIANAIDALEESNVGRKMDEIKAHPNRITLTTKLNEEHDRVLISIQDNGIGIPPEVKQKIFDHLFTTKPVGKGTGLGLAIARQIIIEKHGGSIQVNSQPGEGTEFIIQLPI